The genomic window GCGCGGACGCCATCCGGTCGATCTCGCCGAGCGCCTGCTTGAGATTGCGCTCCTTCGAGTCACGCGTGCGGAAGCGCTCGTTCCAGGTGCGCAGGCGCTGCATCTTTTCGCGCTGCCGGCTGGAGAGCTGGCGCCCGTAGGCGTCCTTGTCCTGCCAGCCGATGTTCGTCGAGAGCCCCTCGTCGTGCATCATCTTCGTCGTGGGGGCGCCGACGCGGCTCTTCTCGTCCTTCTCGCGGGAGTCGAACGCGCGCCACTCCGGGCCGCGGTCGATCTCGTCAGTTTCGACGACCAGTCCGCAATCCTGACAGACGGTTTCGCCGTGTTCCTCGTCGTTGACGAGCTTGCCGCCACACTCCGGACACTGGACCGTCTCGTCGACGGATTCTGTTTCGGACTCGGTCTCGTCACGCTCCCGTTCGCGGGTTCTACGTCCGTCTGACATTATTGTGGGACTCCCTTTCGGGAAAACCGCTCCTATATGTCTTGCGCAGGACAGACCTTAAGGTCTTTGCCCAATTTCGACCCAATTCCGGCAGCAAGCGCCGATACGTCGGTTCTCGCTGCCGTTTAGCGGTTCGAGCGCTGGGACGCAACCGAGGCGACCGCTCGAGGGGCTACCGGTCGGTCCATTGACGGGAATCGACGCGTTTTCTCGGCCTGGTTGTATCGCGGCGAGCGCCGGAGCTGCCAGTCGAGTGACCGGACCGCCATTCGAAACGCTTACTCCCGGTCCGCAAGTGGATTCGGCCATGAGCGAGCAACGCGTCGACGAAGACGAGGTCGAGCACGTGGCGAGTCTCGCCCGCGTGGATCTCGACGAGGGGGACGCCGAGCGGTTCGTCGAGCAGTTCGCCGACATTCTCGAGGCCTTCGATGCGCTCGACGAGGTCCCCGCGGTCGACCGCGACGCAGATCTCACGAACGTGATGCGACCGGACGAGGAACGCGACTCTCTCGACCAGGAGGAAGCGCTCGCGAACGCTCCCGAATCGGAGGACGGCTTCTTCAAGGGGCCGAACGTCTCATAGATGGCCCACGACGCGTTCATCACCGAGATGGAGATCGCCGGGGCCGACGATGGCCCACTCGCCGGCGCCACCGTCGCCGTCAAGGACAACATCTCCACGCAGGGCGTGCCGACGACCTGTGGCTCCGCGATGCTCGCGGAGTACGAACCGCCCTACGACGCCACCGTCGTCGAGTCGATCCTCGACGCCGGTGCGACCGTCGTGGGCAAGACGAACATGGACGAGTTCGGCATGGGCACGACGACCGAGACCTCCGCCTTCGGCGTGACGGACAACCCGGCGGCACCGGGCCACGTTCCAGGTGGCTCCTCCGGCGGGTCGGCGGCCGCCGTCGCAGACGGTGAGGCCGACCTCGCGCTCGGCACGGACACCGGCGGCTCCGTTCGCTGTCCGGCGGCCTTCTGTGGCGTCGTCGGCATCAAGCCGACCTACGGTCTCGTCTCCCGGTACGGGCTGGTCGCCTACGCCAACAGCCTCGAACAGATCGGCCCCATCGCGCCGACCGTCGAAGAAGCGGCAGCCCTCCTCGACGTGATCGCAGGCCCCGACCCCAACGACGCGACGACGCGCGAGAAGGGTGCGGACAGCGACTACGTCGATGCCGCGGACGGCGACGTCGAGGGGCTCGACGTCGGCATCCCGACCGAACTGCTCGACGGCGCGGACGACGGCGTCGTGGAGACCTTCTGGGACGCGATCGACGACCTCGAGGCCCAGGGCGCGTCGACTCACGAGGTCTCCCTGCCCTCCCTCGAGCACGCCGTCGAGGCCTACTACGTGATCGCCATGTCCGAGGCCTCCTCGAATCTCGCGCGCTTCGACGGCGTCCGCTACGGACACTCCGGCGGCTACGACGGCAACTGGAACGAGACCTTCGCGAAAGCGCGACGCGAAGGCTTCGGCGACGAGGTCGTCCGCCGCATTCTGCTCGGAACGTACGCGCTCTCGGCGGGCTACCACGAGAAGTACTACGACCAGGCCCAGAACGCCCGGGCGTGGGTCAAACAGGACTTCGACGAGGCGCTCGATGACGCCGACGTGCTGGCATCCCCGACAATGCCGATCCCGCCATTCGAACTCGGCGAATCGCTCGACGATCCGCTGACGATGTACCTCGCCGACGCGAACACGACGCCAGTCAACCTCGCCGACCTTCCGGCGATCTCGGTGCCTGCGGGCGAGACGGACGGCCTCCCGGTCGGCATCCAGTTCGTGGGTCCAGCTTTCGGTGAGGAGACGATCGTTCGGGCCGGGAGTGCACTCGCCTGAGAGCGGTTCGCACCAGCCTCACCGCGGCGGGCGAGGGGCCCGCTCGTAGCGCAGGATCCGATCCGGTTTCTCCAGTTTGGCGTAGCTCTCCTGGAGCGCACGCTGTCGCTCGGGGGTGAGTCGGCGGTCGAGGACGTGCGAACCGAAGTCGGTAGTCGCGAAGAAGCGATCGGGTAGCTTCGGCGACGGCGCGCCGTCCTCGAACGTGACCTCTTCGACGAGTCCCTGTTCGACGAGTCGGTTGAGGCGTCGCTTGACCAGGTCGCGACCGTGCTCCCCGGCCGCCCAGCAGAGTTCCGGGAGCGTGGGCATTCGGTACGGGTGACCGACGATCCCCGTGAGGATCGCGACGTCTGCCTCGGTCAGGTAGACCTGGGCCGAGTCGTCCGGATCGTCGATCGACACGAGCGGCGATTCGCACCAGGGTGACTTACCGATTTGGGAGCCTCCGATCGAACCCGCTCGTCACGACCGAGCCACGTCGCTGGTTCCCCTTCTCGGCGGTGCTCCCTTGTTAGCACGGCACACCCCTTGCTGGCGGTGATCCTCCCTTTTTGGCGGTGGCCCTCTCGTTGCTGGCGATGGTCCTCCCTGTCCCGGCGGTGCCTTTTGGCTGATTGGGCCGGACTGTGCACGGGAAGCGGGGACTGCAATTCAGTCCCACCATGACCGACATCGGCTACACGCTCTCGAGCGAGGAGCACAGTCCCACGGATCTGGTCGAGCAGGCCAGCACGGCCGAGGCAGCGGGCTTCGACTTTCTCTCCATCTCCGATCACTACCACCCCTGGACCACCGCCCAGGGTCACTCGCCGTTCGTCTGGTCGACGCTCGGTGGCGTCTCGGCGGCGACCGAATCGATCGACGTCGGCGTTGGCGTCTCGGCGCCGATCCAGCGCATCCACCCGGCGATCTACGCGCAAGCCGCGGCGACGACGGCGGCGATGTTCGACGGTCGGCAGTTCTACGCGGGCGTCGGTACCGGCGAGAACCTCAACGAACACGTCGTCGGCGAGCACTGGCCAGAACACGCCGTGCGATTGGAGATGCTCGAGGAGGCCGTCGAGGTCGTCGACGCGCTCTGGACGGGCGAGGAAGTCAGCCACTACGGCGAACACTACACCGTCGAGAACGCCCAACTCTTCACGCTCCCAGCAGAGCGGCCACCCATCTGCGTCTCTGCCTACGGCGAGCGAGCGGCCCGGGCAGCGGCGGAGTTCGGCGACGGGTCTGGTCGGTCGGGCCCCAGGACGTCGTCGAGACGTGGGAGGAAGCAGGCGGTGACGGGCCGAGAGTCTGCCAGCTACAGGCCTGCGTCGCGGAAACGGAGGCCGAGGCCGTCGAGACGGCCTACGAGCAGTGGCCGATCACGGGCCTCGAAGGGGAACTCAACTCGATCCTACCGACACCAAGACACGTCGAGCAGGCGACCCAGATGGTTTCGAGAGCGGACGTCGCCGAGAGTTCGATCCTGACCGGGCCGGATCTCGACGCGCACGTCGAGCAGATCCAGACGGCGATCGACGCCGGCTACGACCACGTCTACGTCCACCAGATCGGAGACGACCAGGCGGCACTCGTCGACGCGTACCGCGACGAAGTGCTGCCGTCGTTCTAATGCCGGTCTGGCGCTCGATCGCAGGTCGGCCAATCGAGGCGACGATGGAGGCTCCCCGGACTCAGACCGGACTGATCTCGTCGTTGTCGTCCGTGATCAGGTCCTCGATCTCGGATTCGCGGTCGGACTTTTGCTCCGAGATGCTGTCCCGGGCGTCGAGGGCCTGCGACTGGAGTTCGTCGACGCGATCGACGTCGGTCACGTTCGAGAGGATGACGACGGCAGACACCGTGT from Salinarchaeum sp. Harcht-Bsk1 includes these protein-coding regions:
- the gatC gene encoding Asp-tRNA(Asn)/Glu-tRNA(Gln) amidotransferase subunit GatC translates to MSEQRVDEDEVEHVASLARVDLDEGDAERFVEQFADILEAFDALDEVPAVDRDADLTNVMRPDEERDSLDQEEALANAPESEDGFFKGPNVS
- the gatA gene encoding Asp-tRNA(Asn)/Glu-tRNA(Gln) amidotransferase subunit GatA produces the protein MAHDAFITEMEIAGADDGPLAGATVAVKDNISTQGVPTTCGSAMLAEYEPPYDATVVESILDAGATVVGKTNMDEFGMGTTTETSAFGVTDNPAAPGHVPGGSSGGSAAAVADGEADLALGTDTGGSVRCPAAFCGVVGIKPTYGLVSRYGLVAYANSLEQIGPIAPTVEEAAALLDVIAGPDPNDATTREKGADSDYVDAADGDVEGLDVGIPTELLDGADDGVVETFWDAIDDLEAQGASTHEVSLPSLEHAVEAYYVIAMSEASSNLARFDGVRYGHSGGYDGNWNETFAKARREGFGDEVVRRILLGTYALSAGYHEKYYDQAQNARAWVKQDFDEALDDADVLASPTMPIPPFELGESLDDPLTMYLADANTTPVNLADLPAISVPAGETDGLPVGIQFVGPAFGEETIVRAGSALA